From the genome of Vitis riparia cultivar Riparia Gloire de Montpellier isolate 1030 chromosome 11, EGFV_Vit.rip_1.0, whole genome shotgun sequence:
TATCCTCATGGGCTGATTCTTTGGGTATGGAACACCAATTGACTCAGAGTTCTTGAACTCCCTGATGGGGGTGCCATCCACCGAGAAGCTGAAACAGAGATAACCCAGATGAGTAAATCAATACAAAACCCTGAAAAACATAAACCAGATTGCAGTTTTGGAGTTAAGTATACTAGCTAGTACTTACATAATCCGCTGGGGATTCCAAAGGATGGAATAGGTATGGAAATCAGCAGTCGGGTCAAACCAAAGGTAGAACTGCTGCTCTCTGTTTCCCTTGCCTTGGCCGAACACATTAGTGTGAAGAATGTATGGATCGCCACTGAGATTGCCCAGGAATTCAAAGTCGATTTCATCATGGGTTGGCCCTTGTGAAGATAACTGAAAATACACACATACAAGAATGAGAACTGCATGCTAATCAGgagaacatttaaaaaaatggaggatGATGGGCAAGAGCTAATATGAATGGGGGACTTACATAGTAGGCAGTGACAGTTCCAGCAGAGTTTCCAGGAACAAGTTTGAGCTGCATATCGATCTTCCCAAACAGATACTCATTCTTGGACTGGAAACCAGATCCAGAGGTCTTGTCAAGGGAAAGAGTGAGAAGCTCTCCACTGTTGAGTATCTTAGCACGCCCGTCTCCCCAAGTGATATCAAAGTCTTGGTTGAAGTTACCTGCTGAGGCAGCCATTAGGAAGCTCACCACTACAGAGATGACCATGGCTGTCGAAACAGCTGGAGAAGAAGAATAGATGGGTGCCATTGAGGGATATACTGTATGGTTGGTAAAAGGTGTCTGAAGAGAAGATGTTTGATGTTAGTGACTTGAAATTGATCTCTCCCAGCTCCAATTTATACTCGGTGGGAGAGATCTAGAGAGATTGAGAGGGTCCTGCCGGGAAGGTTCAGAGTGGGAGACCAAGGAATGAGTTGTATACAGATGGCAGTGGCAACCATATCTACGAATGGGCTTCCACCTCCCCCCAATACTTTTTAAATCATCAGAAACGCATGGTTTTGCAATATAAAAGTACTCAGGAAGTATCATGGTTGTTAACTTCTGCCGCGTCTACCTGCCCGCCgcccgccccccccccccccccccccccccaccccaaCCTGCTTTTGTCCCTTTCCAATATGTCAAGCAGTTTAGCAAAAATTTGCAATGAATGgctgatggtggtggtggttacttgattcaaatcattttctttttaccaGAAACAAACCTCAAAGGAGGGCTCTAGTGTAAAAATGTGCTGGACCAGAGCTTCCTACATACATCACTTCACAGTCATCCAATTTTTCCAAGTCTAAAGATCCTGAATGCCAAAACAGGGAGAGAAAGACAAGTAGCACCTACCCAAGTCATCATCATGCCCAGTTGTGAACTTGTAATTGCAAGTTGAACACCAATAGTAAGATCCAGTGACCTCCTCGTCTCCATGCCACCCAACAACAACATATAGTAGAGCTTACCTAATGTGAACATAGGAGAAACTTTTAAAAAGCATACTACAAAAATCAGAGGTGGCTTAGTATATATTCATGTATAATATCTTTTGTAATAGCAATTGTTAGAATTTGGTGATCCAAAATCTATTTGATCATACCCGAAAAGCTTGCGATGCAACATATGTgatgaaattataattatgagattttttaggGGTTTGTGATGAAAGAAATATGTGTTAATTACTCACATATATTTATGTATACGTGTGTGTGATGATGTATAATTTTAGGGTTATGATGATTATATTTCTGTTGTAACCAATCGCATCTCTCCTTGTACCAATTTTTAGATATAgtgaatttcctttttttctattagtgatttttttcattaagg
Proteins encoded in this window:
- the LOC117925101 gene encoding probable xyloglucan endotransglucosylase/hydrolase protein 23, which encodes MAPIYSSSPAVSTAMVISVVVSFLMAASAGNFNQDFDITWGDGRAKILNSGELLTLSLDKTSGSGFQSKNEYLFGKIDMQLKLVPGNSAGTVTAYYLSSQGPTHDEIDFEFLGNLSGDPYILHTNVFGQGKGNREQQFYLWFDPTADFHTYSILWNPQRIIFSVDGTPIREFKNSESIGVPYPKNQPMRIYSSLWNADDWATRGGLVKTDWTQAPFTASYRNFNADACIWSSGASSCSSNTPTSTSTSTDWYSQELDSTSQERMKWVQKNYMIYNYCTDTERFPQGLPPECTAATTS